The Ignatzschineria rhizosphaerae genome contains a region encoding:
- a CDS encoding YmfQ family protein, with protein sequence MSEKDYQDAGLKLLPNGLAWSKKLTGTFSKLFAGIGSTFAQIDAEANQAINETNPAWANVMLPEWEELLALPECGQTGQTLAERQKAAGYKWHLKGSLNYKFYEDWIKGAFGYDIEIVTRHPHHCMRPCNYPLYSDEYKSRAEVYIRISSDSPYRYFNVQDRVNDPLVIGQPSIVECILNKYKPAHMEFIYHYEKKES encoded by the coding sequence ATGAGTGAAAAAGATTATCAAGATGCAGGGCTGAAGTTGCTGCCGAACGGCTTGGCTTGGAGTAAGAAGCTAACAGGAACTTTCAGCAAACTATTCGCAGGAATTGGCAGCACATTTGCGCAGATCGATGCTGAAGCAAATCAGGCAATTAATGAGACTAACCCAGCTTGGGCAAACGTGATGCTCCCCGAATGGGAGGAGCTTCTTGCTCTTCCTGAATGTGGACAGACTGGGCAGACATTAGCAGAACGCCAAAAGGCGGCTGGGTACAAGTGGCATCTCAAAGGATCGCTCAATTACAAATTCTATGAAGACTGGATTAAAGGCGCTTTTGGTTATGACATCGAGATAGTTACAAGACATCCGCATCATTGCATGAGGCCTTGCAACTATCCGCTTTATTCAGATGAGTACAAGTCACGAGCGGAAGTCTATATCCGCATCTCTTCAGATAGTCCTTACCGTTATTTCAACGTGCAAGACCGTGTGAATGATCCTCTCGTCATCGGCCAGCCAAGCATTGTTGAGTGTATTTTAAACAAATATAAACCCGCTCATATG